The following are encoded in a window of Gaiellales bacterium genomic DNA:
- a CDS encoding HD-GYP domain-containing protein, with protein MSRSEDDRLVEQSRARMRRAPIRREAVATAVVVAAFGVCEGAIHAWAPDPAGHSVLTAALLVLCYAAVARVQFEVGAGAAVLTQLVFVPMLFLAAPAVVPLLVVLGYALSALPRHLRGDWHPGRLGLHVVSSCYAIGPVVVLALAGRPGPTLAPRTLAIVAAGLVAQFAIDVGTWAALGHSPRGQARALAVAWRVDLALTPLALALVAAAGGHRYAFLLGLPLVALLAEFANHRSASVGQAEELSEAYLGTALLLGDVVEADDSYTGLHSRDVVSLVLDVSDRMGLDEDARHKARLTALLHDVGKVCIPNEIIRKPGALTPEERRVIETHTVEGERMLKQVGGLLGDIGTLVRSCHERWDGGGYPDRLAGADIPLVARIVCACDAFSAMTTDRSYRAAMTHEAAVAELHRCAGTHFDPAVVDALVAVAGAHAPGRLEQAA; from the coding sequence ATGTCGCGTTCCGAAGATGATCGGCTGGTCGAGCAGTCGCGCGCGCGCATGCGCCGGGCGCCGATCCGGCGCGAGGCCGTCGCGACCGCCGTCGTCGTCGCGGCGTTCGGCGTCTGCGAGGGCGCGATTCACGCCTGGGCGCCCGACCCGGCCGGACACAGCGTGCTCACCGCCGCCCTGCTCGTGCTCTGCTACGCCGCCGTCGCCCGCGTGCAGTTCGAGGTCGGCGCCGGCGCCGCCGTCCTGACGCAGCTCGTCTTCGTCCCCATGCTGTTCCTCGCCGCCCCGGCCGTGGTACCGCTCCTGGTCGTGCTCGGCTATGCCCTGAGCGCCCTTCCGCGCCACCTGCGCGGCGACTGGCATCCCGGCCGGCTCGGGCTGCACGTGGTCAGCTCCTGCTACGCGATCGGGCCGGTGGTCGTGCTCGCGCTCGCGGGCCGTCCCGGCCCGACGCTCGCGCCGCGCACGCTCGCGATCGTCGCGGCGGGCCTCGTCGCCCAGTTCGCGATCGACGTCGGCACGTGGGCGGCGCTCGGCCACTCGCCGCGCGGCCAGGCCCGCGCCCTCGCCGTCGCCTGGCGCGTCGACCTCGCCCTGACGCCGCTCGCACTCGCCCTCGTTGCCGCCGCTGGCGGCCACCGCTACGCCTTCCTGCTCGGCCTCCCGCTGGTCGCCCTGCTGGCCGAGTTCGCCAACCACCGCAGCGCCAGCGTCGGCCAGGCCGAGGAGCTGTCCGAGGCCTACCTGGGGACGGCGCTCCTGCTCGGCGACGTGGTCGAGGCCGACGACTCCTACACCGGCCTGCACAGCCGCGACGTCGTCTCCCTCGTGCTGGACGTCAGCGACCGCATGGGCCTCGACGAGGACGCCCGCCATAAGGCCCGTCTGACCGCGCTGCTCCACGACGTGGGCAAGGTGTGCATCCCCAACGAGATCATCCGCAAGCCCGGCGCGCTGACGCCAGAGGAGCGCAGGGTCATCGAGACGCACACCGTCGAGGGCGAACGAATGCTGAAGCAGGTCGGCGGCCTTCTCGGCGACATCGGCACGCTCGTCCGCTCGTGCCACGAGCGCTGGGACGGCGGCGGCTACCCCGACCGGCTCGCCGGCGCCGACATCCCGCTCGTGGCCCGGATCGTGTGCGCGTGCGATGCCTTCAGCGCGATGACGACCGACCGCAGCTACCGGGCCGCGATGACTCACGAGGCCGCGGTCGCCGAGCTCCACCGCTGCGCCGGGACGCACTTCGATCCGGCCGTCGTCGATGCGCTCGTCGCGGTCGCCGGCGCGCATGCGCCGGGTCGGCTCGAGCAGGCCGCGTAG
- a CDS encoding MFS transporter has translation MRRPVVLLLFAAVFVGEAMWSAIIPLVPEYAHRFALSPLESGFLLASASVAILIVSIPAGMVGDRFGVRRVTLVALALIALGDAGQGVASSFWGLVAARTLFGVGFGALWTTGLAWLSEAAGERGSKALALTVTTAGVGNVAGPAFAGVLVDRYGLAAPFTVAAVVTGLIVTALALETSGTGHREASKDIAAGGAVLAALHDRLVVTSLVLMALGGMIGGAVNLLVPLELHRDGVTAAGIGAAFAASAVLFIGISAGVAHLGDRAVRASVGAAACAFAAAIMLIPLASTASASVVVFLLARGPVAAVLYTVTFPLGAVGGREAGIGVATVAALLNIVWAASMLVAPVAAGAVSQAAGDRAAYAAVAAMSVAVAVWIASTSPPAPARRPALGESRSTSA, from the coding sequence GTGCGGCGCCCGGTCGTCCTTCTGCTGTTCGCGGCCGTGTTCGTCGGCGAGGCGATGTGGAGCGCAATCATCCCGCTCGTCCCCGAGTACGCGCACCGCTTCGCGCTCTCCCCGCTCGAGTCGGGCTTCCTGCTCGCCAGCGCAAGCGTCGCGATCCTGATCGTCTCGATCCCCGCCGGCATGGTCGGCGACCGCTTCGGCGTGCGCCGGGTGACGCTCGTGGCGCTCGCCCTGATCGCCCTCGGCGACGCCGGCCAGGGAGTCGCGTCGAGCTTCTGGGGGCTCGTCGCCGCGCGCACCCTCTTCGGCGTCGGGTTCGGCGCCCTGTGGACGACCGGCCTCGCCTGGCTCAGCGAGGCCGCCGGCGAGCGCGGCTCGAAGGCGCTCGCGCTCACCGTGACGACGGCCGGCGTCGGCAACGTCGCCGGGCCCGCCTTCGCCGGCGTCCTCGTCGACCGCTATGGCCTCGCCGCCCCGTTCACCGTCGCCGCGGTCGTCACCGGCCTGATCGTCACGGCGCTCGCGCTGGAAACGTCCGGGACCGGCCACCGCGAGGCGAGCAAGGACATCGCTGCCGGCGGCGCCGTCCTCGCCGCCCTCCACGACCGCCTGGTGGTGACGAGCCTCGTGCTGATGGCGCTCGGCGGCATGATCGGCGGGGCGGTCAACCTGCTCGTGCCGCTCGAGCTGCATCGCGACGGCGTGACCGCCGCCGGGATCGGCGCCGCCTTCGCCGCCTCGGCCGTCCTCTTCATCGGGATCAGCGCAGGCGTCGCCCACCTCGGCGACCGGGCGGTGCGGGCGAGCGTCGGCGCGGCCGCGTGTGCCTTCGCCGCGGCGATCATGCTGATCCCGCTCGCGAGCACGGCGTCCGCGTCGGTGGTGGTGTTCCTGCTCGCGCGCGGGCCGGTTGCCGCGGTGCTCTACACGGTCACGTTCCCGCTCGGCGCCGTCGGCGGGCGGGAGGCCGGGATCGGCGTCGCCACGGTCGCCGCGCTGCTCAACATCGTCTGGGCGGCCTCGATGCTCGTGGCGCCGGTCGCCGCCGGGGCCGTCTCGCAGGCCGCCGGCGACCGGGCCGCCTATGCGGCGGTGGCCGCCATGTCGGTCGCGGTCGCGGTGTGGATCGCGTCCACGAGCCCGCCCGCGCCGGCCCGGAGGCCGGCGCTCGGCGAGTCGCGGTCTACCAGCGCTTGA
- a CDS encoding CAP domain-containing protein yields MSVGTLGAAVATGATLRPRTVMLEKLNEVRAAHGLGAVRPALLLRLTAQRHSDDMVIRDYFSHTSPGGGTFLDRITKSGFVSGYSWEAGETLAWGTGVLGKPGHVIVAWLNSPEHRAILLSPTWSRIGISRACGRFLGHTGACVWTADWVKRW; encoded by the coding sequence ATGAGCGTGGGCACGCTCGGAGCGGCCGTGGCGACGGGGGCGACGCTGCGCCCGCGGACGGTCATGCTGGAGAAGCTGAACGAGGTGCGGGCCGCACACGGCCTGGGGGCCGTGCGCCCGGCGCTCCTGCTCCGGCTGACGGCGCAGCGGCACTCGGACGACATGGTGATCCGCGACTACTTCAGCCACACGAGCCCTGGCGGCGGCACGTTCCTCGACCGCATCACGAAGAGCGGCTTCGTCTCCGGCTATTCGTGGGAGGCCGGCGAGACGCTCGCGTGGGGCACCGGCGTCCTCGGCAAGCCGGGCCACGTGATCGTCGCCTGGCTGAACAGCCCCGAGCATCGCGCCATCCTGCTCTCGCCCACCTGGTCGCGCATCGGCATCAGCCGGGCCTGCGGCCGCTTCCTCGGCCACACCGGCGCCTGCGTCTGGACGGCCGACTGGGTCAAGCGCTGGTAG
- the lgt gene encoding prolipoprotein diacylglyceryl transferase translates to MILLAIPSPSSPYIFRLGALQPRWYGLLLACGVLLAGWMARREFRRRRIDPDLAYTIAVWTVPFGLVGARLYHVITDWGAFWPHHLADTPKIWQGGLGIWGAVLGGMLGTWIGCRRARLPFWQVADCIAPGLILAQALGRWGNYANQELYGHPSSLPWAVKIDRPHRYQGYENYSTFQPMFLYESIWDALMCLVLLWFTRRYWRRVPIGTIFALYVVLYDLIRLPLETMKIDPADHVFGQRINVWVAATTLVVALVIFIVLFRRRTPEPAPETVETSPVVPGHVPTARPEAAIAARRASQRRRRPG, encoded by the coding sequence TTGATCCTGCTTGCGATCCCCAGCCCGTCGAGTCCCTACATCTTCCGGTTGGGGGCGCTGCAGCCCCGCTGGTATGGGCTCCTGCTCGCGTGCGGCGTGCTGCTCGCGGGGTGGATGGCGCGGCGCGAGTTCCGCCGCCGCCGCATCGACCCCGACCTCGCCTACACGATCGCCGTGTGGACGGTGCCGTTCGGCCTGGTCGGCGCGCGCCTCTACCACGTCATCACCGACTGGGGGGCCTTCTGGCCGCACCACCTCGCCGACACGCCGAAGATCTGGCAGGGCGGGCTCGGCATCTGGGGCGCGGTGCTCGGCGGGATGCTGGGAACGTGGATCGGCTGCCGGCGGGCGCGGCTGCCGTTCTGGCAGGTGGCCGACTGCATCGCCCCCGGGCTCATCCTCGCGCAGGCCCTCGGCCGCTGGGGCAACTATGCGAACCAGGAGCTCTACGGGCATCCGTCCAGCCTGCCCTGGGCGGTCAAGATCGACCGGCCCCACCGCTACCAGGGCTATGAGAACTACTCGACGTTCCAGCCGATGTTCCTCTACGAGTCGATCTGGGACGCGCTCATGTGCCTGGTGCTCCTGTGGTTCACCCGTCGTTACTGGCGCCGGGTGCCCATCGGGACGATCTTTGCGCTCTACGTCGTGCTCTACGACCTCATCCGGCTTCCGCTCGAGACGATGAAGATCGACCCGGCCGACCACGTCTTCGGCCAGCGCATCAACGTATGGGTGGCTGCCACCACGCTGGTGGTCGCACTCGTCATCTTCATCGTCCTCTTCCGCCGCCGGACGCCCGAGCCGGCACCGGAGACCGTCGAGACGTCGCCGGTCGTCCCCGGCCACGTGCCGACCGCGCGGCCCGAGGCGGCCATCGCCGCCCGCCGCGCCTCGCAGCGCCGCCGCAGACCCGGCTGA
- the chrA gene encoding chromate efflux transporter — protein MSSQAPSSSTPSPSRRTSDAPATETPSELEALRFWLKLGCISFGGPAGQIAIMHDELVERRRWITERRFLHALNFCMAMPGPEAQQLATYVGYTLYGVRGAIASGGLFVAPSFVLLCVMSGVYVEYGDVTVVEGAVSGLGAAVVALVSAAVLRVGGRVIHTRAAVALAAVAFAAIVAGVPFPVIIVVAGAIGYAAGRSRPSLLGRPASHGDDDVDDDAGAGVNVRRRLVRGLLIWLVPVALLVLAGGLVGQLAGFFTIAALVTFGGAYAVLPFVASAAVNHYGWLSSKDMVAGLALGESTPGPLIMVNTFVGFVAGYRVEGNLAWGVAGAVIATLATFVPCFVLVITGAPVIDRIRSTGSFGNGLNGVTISVVGVIAALAVFVARHALVVNGDVDLVLATLAAAAFVAVWRFRAGVVPVVLTCAAVGIVHTALG, from the coding sequence ATGTCCAGTCAGGCACCTTCAAGCTCGACGCCATCACCGTCACGCCGCACTAGCGACGCGCCGGCGACGGAGACGCCGAGCGAGCTCGAGGCCCTCCGCTTCTGGCTCAAGCTCGGGTGCATCAGCTTCGGCGGGCCCGCCGGGCAGATCGCGATCATGCACGACGAGCTGGTCGAGCGCCGCCGCTGGATCACGGAACGCCGGTTCCTGCACGCGCTCAACTTCTGCATGGCCATGCCCGGGCCGGAGGCCCAGCAGCTCGCGACGTACGTCGGGTACACGCTCTACGGCGTTCGCGGCGCGATCGCGTCTGGCGGGCTCTTCGTGGCTCCGTCGTTCGTGCTGCTCTGCGTGATGAGCGGCGTCTACGTGGAGTACGGCGACGTGACCGTCGTGGAGGGCGCCGTGAGCGGCCTCGGCGCGGCGGTCGTCGCGCTCGTCAGCGCGGCCGTGCTCCGCGTCGGCGGCCGGGTCATCCACACGCGCGCGGCCGTGGCGCTGGCGGCCGTCGCGTTCGCGGCGATCGTCGCGGGCGTGCCGTTCCCCGTCATCATCGTGGTGGCGGGCGCGATCGGGTACGCGGCCGGGCGCTCGCGGCCATCGCTCCTCGGCCGTCCCGCGAGCCACGGCGACGACGACGTGGACGACGATGCCGGCGCCGGCGTGAACGTGCGCCGCCGGCTCGTGCGGGGGCTCCTGATCTGGCTGGTGCCCGTTGCGCTGCTCGTGCTCGCGGGCGGCCTCGTGGGGCAGCTGGCCGGGTTCTTCACCATCGCGGCGCTGGTCACCTTCGGCGGCGCCTACGCGGTGCTGCCGTTCGTCGCCAGCGCGGCCGTGAACCACTACGGCTGGCTGTCCTCCAAGGACATGGTGGCCGGCCTCGCCCTGGGGGAGTCGACGCCGGGGCCGCTGATCATGGTGAACACGTTCGTCGGGTTCGTCGCCGGCTATCGCGTCGAGGGCAACCTGGCGTGGGGCGTCGCCGGAGCGGTGATCGCGACGCTCGCGACGTTCGTGCCCTGCTTCGTGCTCGTCATCACCGGTGCGCCGGTCATCGACCGCATCCGGTCGACGGGCAGCTTCGGGAACGGGCTGAACGGCGTGACCATCTCGGTCGTCGGCGTGATCGCCGCCCTCGCCGTCTTCGTCGCCCGCCACGCGCTCGTGGTCAACGGGGATGTCGATCTCGTCCTCGCGACGCTGGCTGCCGCGGCGTTCGTGGCGGTCTGGCGGTTCCGCGCCGGCGTCGTCCCGGTCGTCCTCACCTGCGCCGCGGTCGGCATCGTCCACACCGCGCTCGGCTGA
- a CDS encoding serine hydrolase — translation MQGLPPSGDRVVGVHNWSTYPHLRWGFLHTREIVPTARIERGTGPVLSLETDLRDVAAITFSWAGERLTVADMLERTYADGFLVLRGGRVAMEHYGAGMTPATTHLLQSVSKSIAGTVAGVLAGRGLIDPDAPVTGYIDELAGTSFEDATVRHVLDMRTGTAYDETYDDPASDVFLTEVLAGWRPAAGEPAAAHVYEQITQLGNARPHGQVFDYRSILTELLAWVLERASGMRYPELVSETLWSRIGAEQDADITIRHGVALPDGGVCATLRDLGRFGLMHLREGRVGDAEVVPRDWVLDTRHGDDECIAAYARAEDVEVHAGEMYRSQFWVLERDTVYAALGIHGQMVWINVPVDIVCVKLSTWPAPTDEELEGCCLAAFAAIADALGG, via the coding sequence ATGCAGGGCCTGCCGCCGTCGGGCGACCGCGTCGTCGGCGTCCACAACTGGTCGACCTACCCGCATCTGCGGTGGGGCTTCCTGCACACGCGCGAGATCGTGCCGACGGCGCGGATCGAGCGCGGCACGGGGCCGGTGCTCTCGCTCGAGACCGACCTGCGCGACGTCGCCGCCATCACGTTCTCCTGGGCGGGCGAGCGCCTGACGGTCGCCGACATGCTCGAGCGCACGTACGCCGACGGCTTCCTCGTGCTGCGGGGTGGCCGGGTGGCGATGGAGCACTACGGCGCGGGCATGACGCCGGCGACGACCCACCTGCTCCAGTCGGTCTCGAAGTCCATCGCGGGCACGGTCGCGGGGGTCCTCGCCGGCCGCGGGCTGATCGATCCCGACGCGCCCGTGACGGGGTACATCGACGAGCTCGCGGGCACGAGCTTCGAGGACGCGACCGTGCGCCACGTGCTCGACATGCGCACCGGCACCGCCTACGACGAGACCTACGACGACCCGGCGTCGGACGTGTTCCTGACCGAGGTGCTGGCCGGCTGGAGGCCGGCGGCCGGCGAGCCCGCCGCCGCGCACGTGTACGAGCAGATCACCCAGCTCGGAAACGCCCGCCCGCACGGCCAGGTGTTCGACTACCGCTCGATCCTGACCGAGCTACTCGCATGGGTGCTCGAGCGCGCGTCGGGGATGCGCTACCCGGAGCTCGTGAGCGAGACGCTGTGGTCGCGGATCGGCGCGGAGCAGGACGCCGACATCACGATCCGCCACGGCGTCGCCCTGCCGGACGGCGGCGTCTGCGCCACCCTGCGCGACCTCGGCCGGTTCGGGCTCATGCACCTGCGCGAGGGCCGGGTCGGTGACGCCGAGGTCGTCCCCCGCGACTGGGTGCTCGACACCCGCCACGGCGACGACGAGTGCATCGCCGCCTACGCGCGTGCCGAGGACGTCGAGGTGCACGCGGGCGAGATGTACCGCAGCCAGTTCTGGGTGCTCGAGCGCGACACGGTCTACGCCGCGCTCGGAATCCACGGCCAGATGGTCTGGATCAACGTCCCGGTGGACATCGTCTGCGTCAAGCTCTCGACCTGGCCCGCGCCGACCGACGAGGAGCTCGAGGGCTGCTGCCTGGCGGCGTTCGCGGCCATCGCGGACGCGCTGGGCGGCTGA
- a CDS encoding helix-turn-helix transcriptional regulator: protein MPRSRAHSPIAAEAARILGDLIRAARIERRWTQNDLAERVGVARHTIWKLEHGDLSVALGTAFEAAVVCGVPLFEPERSRLVMEERQLADRLTLLPKRARREAEVDDDF from the coding sequence ATGCCCCGTTCTCGCGCTCATTCTCCGATCGCCGCTGAGGCAGCCCGAATCCTGGGGGATCTGATCCGTGCTGCTCGCATCGAGCGGCGATGGACGCAGAACGATCTCGCCGAGCGGGTCGGAGTCGCTCGACACACGATCTGGAAGCTCGAGCACGGCGATCTCAGTGTCGCACTCGGAACGGCGTTCGAGGCCGCGGTCGTCTGCGGCGTTCCGCTGTTCGAGCCGGAGCGATCGCGGTTGGTCATGGAGGAGCGACAGCTCGCTGACCGCCTGACGCTGTTGCCGAAGCGAGCGCGCCGGGAGGCTGAGGTTGATGATGACTTCTAA
- a CDS encoding type II toxin-antitoxin system HipA family toxin, protein MMTSNDHAFVWIWLPGQTSPVPAGRLDRRAGGLISFTYGRSYRGRADAIPVYLPELPLRAGRIHPLNALSIAGCISDAAPDAWGKRVILQTLVGRSATDTADLDTLTYLLRSGSDRIGALDFQESPDVYVPRASKATLEELEQAAWLVQENEPLSPELDQALLHGGSIGGARPKATLTDGNRHLIAKFSATDDPHPVVKGEFVATTLARLVGLDVCAVSLTQVLGRDVLLIDRFDRTPSGERRLMVSALTLFELDEMFARYASYSELADMIRSRFANPQETLRELFSRITFNILVGNNDDHARNHAAFWDGQLLSLTPAYDLCPGPRSGQVMQQLMGIGYPSTPGQGDGWRDSQVAGCIERASIYRLAEHEARSIVDHQIETIRRSWNDVCDQANLTTADRGFFWGRQFLNPYALEGL, encoded by the coding sequence ATGATGACTTCTAACGATCATGCCTTCGTCTGGATCTGGCTTCCCGGGCAGACGTCCCCAGTTCCCGCTGGCAGATTGGATCGCCGCGCCGGCGGATTGATCAGCTTCACCTACGGTCGAAGCTACCGGGGACGCGCGGATGCGATCCCTGTCTACCTGCCGGAGCTGCCTCTCCGCGCGGGCCGGATTCACCCGTTGAACGCCCTCTCGATCGCCGGCTGCATCAGCGACGCCGCTCCGGACGCCTGGGGGAAGAGGGTCATTCTTCAGACCCTCGTCGGCCGATCCGCGACAGACACCGCCGACCTGGACACGTTGACCTACCTGCTCAGATCGGGGAGCGATCGGATCGGCGCGCTCGACTTCCAGGAATCGCCCGATGTCTATGTGCCGAGAGCGTCCAAAGCCACCTTGGAGGAGCTCGAGCAGGCGGCATGGCTCGTCCAGGAGAACGAGCCGCTCTCACCCGAACTCGATCAGGCGCTCCTCCACGGCGGTTCGATCGGCGGAGCGCGGCCGAAAGCCACCTTGACTGACGGGAATCGACACCTGATTGCCAAGTTCAGCGCGACCGACGATCCCCACCCCGTCGTCAAGGGAGAATTCGTGGCGACAACGCTGGCGCGACTCGTCGGCCTCGACGTCTGCGCTGTCTCGCTGACCCAGGTTCTTGGCCGAGACGTGCTCCTGATCGATCGGTTTGATCGCACGCCCAGCGGTGAACGCCGATTGATGGTCTCCGCGCTGACCCTCTTCGAGCTCGATGAGATGTTCGCCCGCTACGCGAGCTACTCGGAGCTGGCCGACATGATCCGCAGCCGCTTCGCCAACCCGCAAGAAACGCTCCGCGAGTTGTTCTCCAGGATCACCTTCAACATTCTCGTCGGCAACAACGATGACCACGCCCGTAACCATGCCGCCTTCTGGGACGGCCAGTTGCTCAGCCTCACCCCCGCCTACGACCTCTGTCCCGGGCCCCGCTCCGGCCAGGTCATGCAGCAACTCATGGGAATCGGATACCCCTCGACACCCGGTCAAGGCGACGGCTGGCGAGACAGCCAGGTCGCCGGCTGCATCGAGCGCGCATCCATCTACCGACTGGCAGAACACGAGGCTCGATCCATCGTCGATCACCAGATCGAAACGATCCGACGATCGTGGAACGACGTCTGCGACCAGGCGAACCTCACGACCGCTGACCGTGGGTTCTTCTGGGGCCGCCAGTTCCTCAACCCGTACGCACTCGAGGGCCTCTAG
- the glmS gene encoding glutamine--fructose-6-phosphate transaminase (isomerizing), translating to MCGIVGYVGGRPCKELLLTGLERLEYRGYDSAGICLINGRADITRRVGKVSALRDAVGAASHPATTGLAHTRWATHGGVIEANAHPIEACEGSGVTVVHNGIIENYAALRRELAEAGHVYHSDTDTEAIAHLVEECYDGDLVEAVHKAYQRLDGHFAFAVAHQDSPGVLVAARRGCPLVVGVGEGEMFMASAIPAFLAETRKVQHVFDGEIVVARTDGATFLSGDGTVIEREVQEVEWDDDAAEKQGYETFMLKEIWEQPDAIAETIGERLYHGQLQLDGLNLTDEQIRGLSRIVFLACGTSYHAGLVGRYLLEEWARIPSESDIASEWRYRHAVIDENTLVIAIAQSGETIDTLAAMKEARARGAHVLAITNVMGSQMTRECDSVLYTRAGLEIGVAASKTFTAQLTLLYLLALRLGTIRGTVTGERAETLLQQVRSLPDLVQQTLERGELVEPIADRFAGNEFFLYLGRNIGLPIALEGALKLKEISYISTDAYAAGEMKHGPIALLDDSTPVVVIATDGHVYEKVVSNIEEVRARGAHVIAIATEGNEGIRELAEHVLYLPRTEPELQPVLAVLPLQQLAYAIATRRGLDVDKPRNLAKTVTVE from the coding sequence ATGTGCGGGATCGTCGGATACGTGGGCGGACGCCCGTGCAAGGAGCTCCTGCTGACGGGGCTCGAGCGGCTGGAGTACCGCGGATATGACTCCGCCGGCATCTGCCTGATCAACGGGCGGGCGGACATCACCAGGCGGGTCGGCAAGGTGTCGGCCCTGCGCGATGCCGTCGGCGCCGCGTCGCACCCGGCGACGACCGGCCTCGCCCACACCCGCTGGGCCACCCACGGGGGCGTGATCGAGGCCAACGCGCACCCGATCGAGGCCTGCGAGGGCTCGGGTGTGACGGTCGTCCACAACGGCATCATCGAGAACTACGCGGCGCTTCGGCGCGAGCTGGCCGAGGCCGGCCACGTCTACCACTCCGACACCGACACCGAGGCGATCGCGCACCTGGTCGAGGAGTGCTACGACGGCGACCTCGTCGAGGCGGTGCACAAGGCCTACCAGCGGCTCGACGGGCACTTCGCGTTCGCGGTCGCCCACCAGGACAGCCCCGGCGTGCTCGTCGCCGCCCGGCGCGGCTGCCCGCTGGTCGTCGGCGTCGGCGAGGGCGAGATGTTCATGGCCTCCGCCATCCCGGCGTTCCTGGCCGAGACGCGGAAGGTGCAGCACGTGTTCGACGGCGAGATCGTCGTCGCCCGCACCGACGGCGCGACGTTCCTCTCCGGCGACGGCACCGTGATCGAGCGCGAGGTGCAGGAGGTCGAGTGGGACGACGACGCGGCCGAGAAGCAGGGCTACGAGACGTTCATGCTCAAGGAGATCTGGGAGCAGCCCGACGCGATCGCCGAGACGATCGGCGAGCGGCTCTACCACGGGCAGCTGCAGCTCGACGGGCTCAACCTGACCGACGAGCAGATCCGCGGCCTCTCCCGGATCGTGTTCCTCGCCTGCGGGACCTCGTACCACGCCGGCCTCGTCGGCCGCTACCTGCTCGAGGAGTGGGCGCGGATCCCGTCCGAGTCGGACATCGCCAGCGAGTGGCGCTACCGCCACGCGGTGATCGACGAGAACACGCTCGTGATCGCGATCGCCCAGTCGGGCGAGACGATCGACACGCTGGCGGCGATGAAGGAGGCCCGCGCCCGCGGCGCCCACGTCCTCGCCATCACGAACGTGATGGGCAGCCAGATGACGCGCGAGTGCGACTCGGTGCTCTACACCCGGGCCGGGCTCGAGATCGGCGTCGCCGCCTCGAAGACGTTCACCGCGCAGCTGACGCTGCTCTACCTGCTCGCGCTGCGCCTCGGCACGATCCGCGGCACCGTCACGGGCGAGCGGGCCGAGACGCTGCTCCAGCAGGTGCGGTCGCTGCCCGACCTCGTCCAGCAGACGCTCGAGCGCGGGGAGCTGGTCGAGCCGATCGCCGACCGCTTCGCCGGCAACGAGTTCTTCCTCTACCTGGGCCGCAACATCGGCCTGCCGATCGCGCTCGAGGGCGCGCTCAAGCTGAAGGAGATCTCCTACATCTCGACCGACGCGTACGCCGCAGGCGAGATGAAGCACGGCCCGATCGCGCTCCTCGACGACTCGACGCCGGTGGTCGTGATCGCCACCGACGGCCACGTCTACGAGAAGGTCGTCTCGAACATCGAAGAAGTGCGCGCCCGCGGCGCCCACGTGATCGCCATCGCGACCGAGGGCAACGAGGGCATCCGCGAGCTGGCCGAGCACGTGCTCTACCTGCCGCGCACCGAGCCGGAGCTTCAGCCGGTGCTGGCGGTGCTACCGCTCCAGCAGCTCGCCTACGCCATCGCGACGCGCCGCGGCCTCGACGTCGACAAGCCGCGGAACCTGGCGAAGACCGTCACGGTGGAGTAG
- the rpsI gene encoding 30S ribosomal protein S9 codes for MADTAVSYRGTGKRKTSVARVVLVPGAGAITVNGKAIEEYFPRQTLRAIATAPLQLTGTDSAYDVRARIDGGGIAGQAGALRHGISRALIGVDENLRTELKRQGFLTRDDRQVERKKAGLKKARKRPQFSKR; via the coding sequence GTGGCAGACACCGCCGTCTCGTACCGCGGCACCGGCAAGCGCAAGACGTCGGTGGCCCGGGTCGTGCTCGTTCCCGGCGCCGGCGCCATCACGGTCAACGGCAAGGCGATCGAGGAGTACTTCCCCCGCCAGACGCTGCGCGCGATCGCGACCGCGCCCCTGCAGCTGACCGGCACCGACTCGGCGTACGACGTGCGCGCCCGCATCGACGGCGGCGGCATCGCCGGCCAGGCCGGCGCCCTGCGGCACGGCATCTCGCGCGCGCTGATCGGCGTCGACGAGAACCTGCGCACGGAGCTGAAGCGCCAGGGCTTCCTGACCCGCGACGACCGCCAGGTCGAGCGCAAGAAGGCGGGTCTCAAGAAGGCCCGCAAGCGCCCGCAGTTCTCGAAGCGTTAG
- the rplM gene encoding 50S ribosomal protein L13 has translation MKTYTAKPGEIERSWYVVDAESKTLGRLATQIADVLRGKGKPAYTAHVDTGDFVIVVNAEKIHVTGQKLDQKVYYRHSGYPGGLRTRTLREQLERRPEEVIRKAVRGMLPKNRLAAAQLKKLKVYAGPDHPHAAQNPEPLQERA, from the coding sequence ATGAAGACCTACACCGCCAAACCGGGTGAGATCGAGCGCAGCTGGTACGTCGTCGACGCCGAGTCGAAGACGCTCGGGCGGCTCGCCACGCAGATCGCGGACGTGCTCCGTGGCAAGGGCAAGCCGGCCTACACAGCCCACGTCGACACCGGCGATTTCGTGATCGTCGTGAACGCCGAGAAGATCCACGTCACCGGACAGAAGCTCGACCAGAAGGTGTACTACCGCCACAGCGGCTACCCCGGCGGCCTGCGCACCCGGACGCTGCGCGAGCAGCTCGAGCGCCGGCCCGAGGAGGTCATCCGCAAGGCGGTGCGGGGGATGCTGCCGAAGAACCGGCTCGCCGCCGCACAGCTCAAGAAGCTGAAGGTCTACGCGGGCCCCGACCATCCGCACGCGGCCCAGAACCCCGAACCCCTGCAGGAGAGAGCGTAG